The genome window AGCCTGCCCCGTGCGTGCCTGTACACAGTGGATTGTTTGGTGGTGTCAGGATAGAGTCTAACGCTGTCCATGCTTATGGTGCTTTGTTTTATAAACATGATCCTTTAAATGTGTCTCAGTGAGAAAATGGCGCCGTGTTTAAAAAGCGACAGGAATAATGAGGACTGGATGAAAAGTCTACCTGAAGACCTGTGGGACATTCCTTTAACTAACCTTGCCATACCAGGTTTGAAAACAGACTAATTTTCTCATTAATATTTTAAGTCGGATAAGTCAcctatcgtgtgtgtgtgtgtatgtgtgtatcggGAAACTTAAAATGCCGCATTAGCTGCTCTTGTTTTCTTATATCCGACCTCCCCAATGTGGCGGACGCGCCGGCGCATTGGTATAGCTTGTGCTATTACGCCGGCGCGTCCGCCATATTAGAAAGGGCCAATACACGGTTAaaccataaaaatataaaggtcttataaataaaaaaaatgtttatttgcatGGCATTCCACATGCCTTTATACAACAATGCTGACATATTCACACATAAATTTATGACATCTGGGACATgcccttatccaaagcaacagacatttaaaaaaaaaattattttatcctGTTATACCTCTGAGCAGTTGATGGTTAAGGGCCTTTCTCAAGggaccaacagtggcaacttggtggtggttgAGTTCTGATCAggagtccaatgccttaaccactaaaaCACCcctggctatatatatatatatatatatatatatatatatatatatatatatatatatatataaatacacacacacactctcatgcatgtgcacacacatatatacacaataaaaacttccactcttcttgggaGGCCGTCCACACGATGTTCGAGTGTTTCTGTGGAATTcttgcccattcattctgtagagcatttatgaggtcaggcactgatgttggctCGCAATcaccgttccagttcatcccaaaggtgctcaatggggttgatggagggctctgtgttcgggccagtcaagttcttccacactaaaATCATCAAACCGTGTccttatagtccttgctttgtgcaatgGGGcacatgttggaatagaaaagtgCCTTCATCAACCTGTTGCTACAAAATTAGTAgtatagcattgtccaagatgtcttgagatgctgaagcattaagatcgCCCTTTACTTGAAATAAAggacctgattgaaacacccACAGATCCAATAATTAACAGGGTtgtacttttgtccatatagtgtgtgatttgtttttttaaccagcATACATACAAACAAGGCGATTAATAATGATATGcattaaaaacagttaaaataagGTAATAAGTGCAAGTATAATGTTTTTGAGATGTGTGTTGGCTCAGTTTTAGAAGCTATCCCTGAATCTTGTGCTCAAAGAAAACTAAATTCAACCCTATTAAATGCTAGATGAATAAttacatgaatgaataaatgagacTTTCTTTACTACTAgcctatttttacttttttaaatctgattacGGGAAATGCCTTTAAAGCAGCGCTACGTGGCTAAACTTGGATGGTTGGACGGAAATCATGATAAACCCAGATAAGACCTGCCAGTTTAGAGAAAGTGTGTTACAAACAATTTCTTTTACACTTTCTAAGcacaataatatttatattaatattacaatttACAATCATCAGTAATAAACTTAAATGTAAAGAATCTCTTGTTTAAGAGATCTAATATGAACTAAATGATGACATGCTAGATCACTTCTTAAGGTATGTATATACAGTTAGATCAACCATAAGGCCGGCAAGCATACTTGGTTAACTGGCTATGAGAAACCTGTATCTCTTTCGAGATTCAATTTTTACTTTGGTTTCTgctgtaattatatttaatattaacatgATGCTTTATAATAACTATCTTCCTTCCTATAAATGGTCCTTGTTGGCCTGGTAATAGCGCAAGTGGTCTTCTGTGATTTGACTAAAAACATATTAGAGTGAAACATGGCTGCCATGAATTCTTTTTGAGGTTTCTCTTTAACTTGttaacaggaagaaaaaaaaagctgttcacCATCAGTTCAAATATGGACAATGACTTCTGTACGTAACAGGGCGTACAAAATCAACCAGTGTGAAGCATAATTTAGCTCACAAATTGCTCGATAGACTCTGCCTAATGCTTTTAAAATTAGATCGCATGTCTTAAGGTTTCATGTTTCCACACTTAAGTCTATAAGGACATTACCTTCACGCTGGCCAAGCATCAGACTAACACACAACTTCATTTTGTTCTAGACATGTTTTATtaatactgcataaatatataaaacactgaGATTCTCTATCAATTTTGAggatttgcagttttttttttgttaaattaaaaaacttaaattaaaaaaaaaaatgtgcacatGTTTAAATGTCTTGATTTACAATGAAACATAATATTGTAGTACATCATTTTCATAAATCAGCATTCTTAAGAActttaagaagaagaaaaaattccAGCCCCCTCCATAACTTGATGCCTTCTGGGCTGAAACTACCTCTCTAGTGACCATGTGACTAGTTCTATAAACCAAACCTGGGATCAATGATTGTTCTCATAATTACTGAGCACAGTTGCACGATATTAATAAGTAGGAATGGGATTTACAAATTCTTGACCCGAGACGATATTATCACGGCACCAAGGTgcagattaaatttgtattgcgattctgtaaatataacaattttataaatattctgattTAATAGTCATTTTTTCCTCGATTCTGTTACAATCCTAAACAAACTTGGCCAGTTATTAGTTCCTACCACACAGGAGGCtagtgaatagtttagagtgcgccacctgtaggattatagaggaccTGCAACATTTTAGCATCTCGAATGCATAAATGCAAACatgcataaattaaaaataacagtTGATTTTAGAGTCACTGTggtgatacatgaattgccacacaaaaattaagccattttaataaaaaaataaataagcaatttccctctggaattaataaagttctttaaatcttgaattaaatcttaaattaaaaGAATTGTGATATGTACCAGGATTGTATTTTCCCCCTATCTCTATTAAAAATATTCTTATAAACAGtatgtttttacaaaaatgtgatgGTGTAGACCTATCATAGTGAAAAGAATTTGTTCCTCGTCCACACAGGGAGTCATGATGCGATGAGCTACTGTCTGGATATCACCTCTCCCCTACTCCGATCTGAGTCTGATTCCTTTAGACTCCTGGACAGAGTTTTCTACTGTTTTACTCGCCCCATCATTTACAAGTGGGCTACTACCCAGGCATGTAAACACCAGTTtcagcacacgcacacacaccacacacatcgTACAGCAGGTTAATGCCATATTTACTGCCAAGTTTACACCTAATCTGGTATGTTTACACTTGCAGATTTACACTTAATTCATCATATTTACATTAGATTGAGCAAACTTATACCTTGTACACCTGATTTAGTAAGTTTACACCTTTTTTAATGCTTGTTTACACCCAAATCAGCTTGTTTACACACGATTCAGCAAGTTTACACCAGCAAGTTTGCCTGAGATTATGTTTATACTTAATTCAGCATCTTTATAACTGACTTAGCAAATCTACACTCGATTCAGCAcatgattttaatttatacatattttcttacacaATTTATActaatttttccaattttcttttgattctaaaaagctgctttgtgagTATGAACcctgttaaaagtgctaaataaataaaattttattgaattaaattcagTTAGCTAACACCATGTTTACGTCTGATTCAACAGGGATACAGTAAAACGGATTGAACACGATCTAAAGAAACTAGCCAAATCTGGGGAAAAGGGCGATCGATCCACCAATAacttttttaatcacttttatttataaaaattatttcaggGCTAGAGAAACTCTAAAACATTAACCCATTTTCTTATAGCTCAATGAAAGCCTCAGTTAAGAATTCAGTCTCATAAACCTTTCTGTTTACTTTTGTTCAAGCAGCTCATAAATATTGTAGAGCAACTGCAAGCTGGCGTCCGATACTTCGACCTCCGAATTGCACATAAGCAGAACGACATGTCACAGGACCTTTACTTCACTCATGTGATCTACACCCAGGTCACAGTCGTGGTAAATCTTTAGTGGCTTGTTTATTGCcatttaattttaatcattttatttaaagtaaaataatgaaaataaagcaaataagtaaataaatatttgcatttcaaaatattaaatcatatatatgaaattattataaaaaaataataattgtgttttatttttgttgtatttgaattcatttaactacattttatttttatatatgaattaaaattaattttttcataaatttgaGATGAGGAAACAGAGCTGGAGAAGCTTTATACGATGCTTTATGATGTTTTTTACAGGACACGCTGAACGCAGTCGCCTCGTGGCTCTCGGCCCACCCCAAAGAGATCATCATCCTGTCCTGTAGTCATTTTGAGGGCTTGAGTGAAAAACTGCACGAGGAACTTATTTATTCCCTGAAGAAAATCTTTGGCTCTAAACTTTGTCCTTCAAAGGTAAGTTGAAAATTATGGTTAAACTGAGAAACAATTAATATTTCTTGGCGTCACTTGACAGACACTGAACGGCCGTGTTGTCCAGGCTGACATCACCCTGCGAGGCCTGTGGTCATCAGGATATCAGGTGGTGATCTCATACGAGGATCAGAGCGCAGAACATCATAAGGAGCTGTGGCCTGAGATCCCGTACTGGTGGGCAAACACAGCCGACGCAGAGGAGCTTATCCAGTACCTCGACTCGCAAAAACAGCTCGGTCGTCCAGGTGACTGTGTTCCTCGTAATCCTTATTTGCCAATGCTAACTTTTTTCCCTAAAGAATTttagtaattttactttttatcaattaatggtttacatttttaacatccATGAAATAAATTAGTTCCTTTatttatgttatagcagctataaacaggcTCTTTTTCTCATATCTTTCTTAAAGTTAATATGTAAATGGGACACACAATACGATAACATACcattgcattaatataaacatgtgCTACTGTatgagctgctgttatagagaattaatcaaaaccttctgaccaatcagagttcAGAATTCTGCAGGGCAGCAGTACAAACTTTAAAAACCTTCTAAATGCATTTAAACCTGCAGTCAGTGAAATTTAATTTAGAGCATTTCGTGTAACGTTTTAAAATTCTCCTCAcaatcatgtacagtactttaaataaaaaaaataaaatcaataaaaacacaCGTATACTGTAAGAAGTTGACCACCATCATTCACTTTCTTCATAAATGGAatttgacaaaataaaatagattcCAGACCGACTTGCTTTAATCTTGATGTTTAAAcagttatgtttattttaaattcaaatattaaagatacttttttttttttaagtcagtaaattaataaattacccCTTTAATTACCCCTACATTTCTGTAAATGctacataaagaaaaaatttattaaaatagtttGTAATTGAGAAATGTTGCTAATCATTTGACTTCATTGTTAATGAtgactgaaaacaaaacaatgatCTGAATTTAGTGTATAAACATACACATAAATCTTTGGAATAAAGATTGTACAATATGAAAGTCAAATCCTGAAATTATACTCCTGATTACTGTTGTGATCATGCATCAtcgtttataaataaatatatagcattttaaaactttaaaaaattaactgtcctagtatgtttttattttacttacttcAAACGAATGTAATACACATTAACTTGAATTCATTATTTAACCTGAAAAAACTCAAGAAGAAACCATTTTAagatcattttacatttttaataaaggttaGTGTTTAAGTTTCTTGCTTCTCTGCATGTCGTCTGTACAGAAGGCTTTTTTGTCGCTGGTCTGAACTTAACCGCGGACCGATGCTTCATCGCCTCGAACCCACGGGTCTCCCTGCAGAGCGTAACCCTGGAGCagtgggagtgtgtgaggagCTGGCTGGAGGATCAGAA of Clarias gariepinus isolate MV-2021 ecotype Netherlands chromosome 6, CGAR_prim_01v2, whole genome shotgun sequence contains these proteins:
- the si:dkey-66a8.7 gene encoding PI-PLC X domain-containing protein 1; protein product: MCLSEKMAPCLKSDRNNEDWMKSLPEDLWDIPLTNLAIPGSHDAMSYCLDITSPLLRSESDSFRLLDRVFYCFTRPIIYKWATTQLINIVEQLQAGVRYFDLRIAHKQNDMSQDLYFTHVIYTQVTVVDTLNAVASWLSAHPKEIIILSCSHFEGLSEKLHEELIYSLKKIFGSKLCPSKADITLRGLWSSGYQVVISYEDQSAEHHKELWPEIPYWWANTADAEELIQYLDSQKQLGRPEGFFVAGLNLTADRCFIASNPRVSLQSVTLEQWECVRSWLEDQKPGADLTSLNIIAGDFIGSIPLCSMIIALNKKLLELEVP